From one Trifolium pratense cultivar HEN17-A07 linkage group LG1, ARS_RC_1.1, whole genome shotgun sequence genomic stretch:
- the LOC123906897 gene encoding uncharacterized protein LOC123906897 yields MGNHVSFRPSDSTGKVIFLDGSVHEFDEQITVAELMMDHPQKVVVEFQSAVNQKRPTPLPADKKLEMKKIYLMLPVKQGKPIGLSSQETRRVLLMVNSVLNSNYVLCSSKFLPWFSSLCHSSGIVEPQRKEDVEEEEKKGEGSSFSENLPDILEGRPEFLNRQISRKGSWKPSLDTIKEKIIEKKHSHWLFLKSSSGSNFSFD; encoded by the coding sequence ATGGGAAACCATGTCTCATTTCGTCCTTCGGATTCAACCGGTAAAGTTATTTTCTTAGATGGTTCGGTTCATGAATTCGACGAACAAATAACAGTTGCGGAGTTAATGATGGATCATCCACAAAAAGTAGTAGTTGAGTTTCAATCAGCTGTAAATCAGAAAAGACCAACACCATTGCCAGCTGATAAGAAGCTAGAAATGAAAAAGATTTATCTTATGCTTCCTGTGAAGCAAGGGAAGCCTATAGGTTTAAGTAGCCAAGAAACGCGTCGCGTTCTTTTGATGGTTAATTCTGTTTTGAATTCTAATTATGTTTTGTGTTCTTCTAAGTTTCTTCCTTGGTTTAGTAGTTTGTGTCATAGTAGTGGAATTGTGGAGCCTCAGAGAAAGGAAGatgtggaggaggaggagaagaAGGGAGAGGGAAGCAGTTTTTCGGAGAATTTGCCGGATATTTTGGAAGGGAGGCCTGAGTTTTTGAATAGGCAGATTTCAAGAAAAGGGTCATGGAAGCCTAGTTTGGATACTATTAAGGAGAAGATTATTGAGAAAAAACATAGTCATTGGTTGTTTCTCAAGAGTTCAAGTGGTAGTAATTTTAGTTTTGATTAG
- the LOC123906906 gene encoding universal stress protein A-like protein, translated as MENRERKIMVAVDESEESMYALSWSITNLISDTNNNSKLMLLYVKPPSAVYSLDSAGYIFSNEAIEALEEYSAKLAKSVMKRAEAICRNFDATNINIEKVVGTGEAKNVICNAAKKLEADTLVMGSHGYGFFKRALLGSVSDYCVKNAKCPVVIVKQP; from the exons ATGGAAAATAGAGAACGGAAGATTATGGTGGCTGTTGATGAGAGTGAAGAGAGTATGTATGCACTTTCTTGGTCCATTACCAACCTTATTTCTGATACCAACAACAATAGTAAGCTTATGTTGCTCTATGTCAAGCCACCTTCTGCTGTCTACTCATTGGATTCTGCAG GATATATATTTTCCAATGAGGCAATTGAAGCTTTGGAAGAATACAGTGCAAAGTTAGCTAAATCAGTAATGAAAAGAGCTGAAGCTATTTGCAGAAACTTTGATGCTACCAAT ATAAATATTGAGAAAGTAGTTGGTACCGGAGAGGCTAAGAATGTTATATGTAACGCAGCAAAGAAACTAGAGGCTGATACCTTAGTCATGGGAAGTCATGGCTATGGATTCTTCAAGAG GGCACTACTTGGAAGTGTAAGTGATTACTGTGTCAAGAATGCCAAATGTCCTGTTGTAATTGTGAAGCAACCATAG